From Streptomyces asiaticus, one genomic window encodes:
- a CDS encoding glycosyltransferase 87 family protein produces the protein MTATQTITDSRIHRARALVLRRPVLCAAVFCLLSFTGFWIAQRAAQVSMVDLLVYRAEGWTVRNAMDLYDMRATEHNLPNTYPPFAALLFTPLTVMSTGVLRTFGTAVNLVLMVAVAHLSLRLIGRPARVPRPAAVLALAAVGVWCEPVWTTLRYGQINLLVTALVLWDLTRRSGHRWAGVGTGIATGIKLTPGLFVVFLGLAGLFLGLRRLRAARAARAARGRTGPGSGPPPRRLLNDHLRRAAVATAAFVLTVAFSALALPHDSRRFWTEVVFATDRPGDVEGAGNQNLKGALARVLHTPDPGLWWLAAAALVGCVGLATAVAAQLTDESRLPNARAWAALTCAVTALMVSPVSWSHHWVWAVPMVLLLAVEAVRRRTAGWTAWTVVTGLLFCSFMVWYAPHSRPTRVELHQNPAQMLLTAVYPLIGVAFLGVAGYLTVRAVRRPWRPWEGIGTLERQRTTAGAGAERTYARG, from the coding sequence GTGACCGCCACCCAGACGATCACCGACTCCCGGATCCACCGGGCCCGCGCCCTCGTACTGCGCCGACCGGTCCTGTGCGCGGCGGTCTTCTGCCTGCTCTCCTTCACCGGGTTCTGGATCGCGCAGCGGGCCGCCCAGGTGTCGATGGTCGATCTGCTGGTCTATCGCGCCGAGGGATGGACCGTACGCAATGCGATGGATCTGTATGACATGCGGGCGACTGAGCACAATCTGCCCAATACCTATCCGCCGTTCGCGGCCCTGCTCTTCACCCCGCTGACCGTGATGAGCACGGGCGTCCTGCGGACCTTCGGGACGGCCGTCAATCTCGTCCTGATGGTCGCCGTGGCCCATCTGTCGCTGCGGCTGATCGGACGGCCCGCGCGAGTGCCCCGACCGGCCGCCGTCCTGGCCCTGGCCGCCGTCGGGGTGTGGTGCGAGCCGGTGTGGACGACGCTGCGCTACGGGCAGATCAATCTGCTGGTCACAGCGCTGGTGCTATGGGATCTGACCCGCCGGTCTGGCCACCGCTGGGCGGGGGTCGGGACGGGCATAGCCACCGGGATCAAGCTCACCCCGGGGCTCTTCGTGGTCTTCCTGGGGCTCGCCGGACTCTTCCTCGGCCTGCGGCGGCTGCGGGCGGCCCGGGCGGCCCGGGCGGCCCGCGGGCGCACCGGGCCCGGGAGCGGTCCGCCGCCCCGGCGTCTCCTGAACGACCATCTGCGGCGCGCGGCCGTCGCGACCGCCGCCTTCGTCCTTACGGTCGCGTTCTCGGCCCTGGCGCTGCCGCATGACTCCCGGCGCTTCTGGACCGAGGTCGTCTTCGCCACCGACCGCCCGGGCGATGTCGAGGGCGCTGGCAACCAGAACCTCAAGGGCGCCCTCGCGCGTGTGCTGCACACCCCCGATCCGGGCCTGTGGTGGCTGGCAGCGGCCGCCCTGGTCGGCTGTGTGGGCCTGGCCACGGCGGTGGCCGCCCAGCTGACCGACGAAAGCCGCCTGCCCAACGCCCGCGCCTGGGCCGCCCTGACCTGCGCGGTGACCGCCCTCATGGTCAGCCCGGTCTCCTGGTCGCACCACTGGGTGTGGGCCGTCCCGATGGTCCTGCTGCTCGCGGTGGAGGCGGTGCGGCGGCGCACGGCGGGCTGGACGGCCTGGACGGTGGTGACCGGGCTGCTGTTCTGCTCCTTCATGGTCTGGTACGCGCCCCACAGCCGGCCGACCCGGGTGGAGCTCCACCAGAACCCGGCCCAGATGCTGCTCACCGCCGTCTATCCGCTGATCGGCGTCGCCTTCCTGGGCGTGGCCGGGTATCTGACCGTGCGCGCCGTAAGGCGTCCATGGCGTCCCTGGGAGGGAATCGGGACCCTGGAGCGGCAGCGGACCACCGCCGGTGCGGGCGCGGAGCGGACCTACGCGCGGGGGTAG
- a CDS encoding ADP-ribosylglycohydrolase family protein, whose product MTATASAATGVWGRAEQQDFRSRVRGCLLGGAIGDALGAAVEFASLDEIRAAHGPEGVTDFLPAYGGRGRVTDDTQMTLFTVDGLIRAQVRRDTGAWHPPTDIHSAHRRWYSTQRDWGPDERRKDAGWLAREEWLYAQRSPGRACITGLADETMGTLERPKNPDSKGCGAVMRSAPFGLLVGWEPQLVFQLAIECAAQTHGHPTGYLAAGAFALIVHGLARGEALDGAVQRALAHLAARPGHEETTHALRHALGAVRQGLPTPDRVASLGEGWTGEEALAMGLYCALVAEDVRHGLLLAVNHGGDSDSTAAICGNLLGALHGETALPPAWLAEVEGRGTILELADDFAMEMTQGPALHGPGSSSPAWLTRYPRA is encoded by the coding sequence GTGACCGCAACCGCCAGCGCAGCGACCGGCGTATGGGGCCGCGCCGAACAGCAGGACTTCCGCAGCCGGGTGCGCGGCTGTCTGCTCGGCGGGGCCATTGGGGACGCGCTGGGGGCGGCCGTGGAGTTCGCCTCCCTGGACGAGATCAGGGCGGCGCACGGACCCGAGGGCGTGACGGACTTCCTGCCCGCCTATGGCGGCCGCGGACGGGTCACCGACGACACCCAGATGACGCTGTTCACGGTGGATGGACTGATACGGGCGCAGGTGCGCCGCGACACCGGGGCCTGGCACCCGCCCACCGACATCCACTCCGCCCACCGCCGCTGGTACTCCACCCAGCGTGACTGGGGCCCCGATGAGCGCCGTAAGGACGCCGGCTGGCTGGCCCGCGAGGAGTGGCTGTACGCCCAGCGGTCCCCGGGCCGGGCCTGTATCACCGGGCTCGCCGACGAGACCATGGGCACCCTGGAGCGGCCCAAGAACCCGGACTCCAAGGGATGCGGCGCCGTGATGCGCTCCGCGCCGTTCGGACTGCTGGTGGGCTGGGAGCCGCAGCTGGTCTTCCAGCTGGCCATCGAGTGCGCGGCCCAGACCCATGGCCACCCCACCGGCTATCTCGCGGCCGGCGCCTTCGCCCTCATCGTGCACGGCCTGGCGCGCGGCGAGGCGCTGGACGGGGCCGTCCAGCGCGCCCTCGCCCATCTGGCCGCCCGTCCCGGCCACGAGGAGACCACCCACGCGCTGCGGCACGCCCTCGGCGCCGTACGTCAGGGCCTGCCGACCCCCGACCGCGTCGCCTCGCTCGGCGAGGGCTGGACCGGCGAGGAGGCCCTGGCGATGGGCCTGTACTGCGCCCTGGTCGCCGAGGACGTACGCCACGGGCTGCTGCTCGCGGTCAACCACGGCGGGGACAGCGACTCCACGGCGGCCATCTGCGGCAATCTGCTGGGCGCGCTGCACGGCGAGACGGCGCTGCCGCCCGCCTGGCTGGCTGAGGTCGAGGGGCGCGGCACGATCCTGGAGCTGGCCGACGACTTCGCCATGGAGATGACCCAGGGCCCGGCCCTGCACGGCCCCGGCAGCTCCTCCCCGGCCTGGCTCACCCGCTACCCCCGCGCGTAG
- a CDS encoding GNAT family N-acetyltransferase produces MPASAAVIRDATHADLDAIAAIFGHYVTETVVTFEETPPTVEDWARRLAELTDRGLPFLVAEVAEVDDGRTASQGDGRTSSEGDGLTVPENGRLTVAGYAYAGPWRPKPAYRHTAEDAIYLAPGRTGAGLGAALLDALLTRCAEAGVRQVVAVIADSGSDASTALHRRFGFRPAGLLAGVGHKHGRWIDTHLMQCDLTARAHQ; encoded by the coding sequence GTGCCTGCCTCCGCCGCCGTCATACGTGATGCCACCCACGCCGACCTGGACGCCATCGCCGCGATCTTCGGTCACTACGTCACCGAGACCGTCGTCACCTTCGAGGAGACCCCGCCCACCGTCGAGGACTGGGCCCGGCGGCTGGCCGAGCTGACCGACCGGGGGCTGCCGTTCCTGGTCGCCGAGGTCGCCGAGGTCGACGACGGCCGTACGGCTTCCCAAGGCGACGGCCGTACGTCCTCCGAAGGCGACGGCCTTACGGTCCCCGAAAACGGCCGCCTTACGGTCGCCGGATACGCCTACGCCGGGCCCTGGCGCCCCAAGCCCGCCTACCGCCACACCGCCGAGGACGCCATCTACCTCGCCCCCGGGCGGACCGGCGCGGGGCTCGGGGCCGCGCTGCTCGACGCGCTGCTCACCCGCTGTGCCGAGGCGGGCGTACGGCAGGTGGTCGCGGTCATCGCCGACTCCGGCAGCGATGCCTCGACCGCCCTGCATCGGCGCTTCGGCTTCCGCCCGGCGGGTCTGCTGGCCGGGGTCGGCCACAAGCACGGGCGCTGGATCGACACCCACCTCATGCAGTGCGACCTGACGGCCCGCGCCCACCAATAG
- a CDS encoding tetratricopeptide repeat protein: MAERRPTMRELIQRRRRFVGRRQEMAAFRENFAVPPEDAAHHFLFHVRGDAGVGKTTLLRQLENTAREHRALTASVDESVNSVPEVMAAISAQFAQAGHPLKSFDKLLATYRQRRHEADAAAQQPAAPQPPEGAAGGPQPSAASAFAVRAGLVGLGMVPGVGALAGAAEPDRVAQAADRARAKLSARLRSHDDVDLVMSPLDALTPAFLRDVGEVAASVPWVAWFFDTYERTGPLLDLWLRDVMFEGRYGSLPANAVVTLAGQGTLAPRCWADYADLVVDLPLVPFTEAEARQLLTAKGVADEQVIEVVLRLTGGLPVLVSMLAEARPTTPEAVGDPSGTAVERFLKWVSDETHRSVALAAALPRRLDEDVFAAAVGEEAAELYGWLRSLPFAADSSGRCRYHEVVRTAMLRLQRNQSPQAWRARHLRLADAFAGWQREIEESLEGDGKWEHERWLDCRLEEAYHRLCANPEAALRAELRAYLGVYLDHASVSWERRWMRMLLEVGRDCGVESVRAWGERFLAGSNVSEVATTMTLLIDEVGQDERALATAFALRSTARAHMDELEGALADAERALELDADSDRAHAARGYTYLGMERYEQALESLDRALELDPDSAWALSRRGEVNSLLGRFEEALADLTRSCDLDDGSAWTVSTRGLVHHAIRDYDSALADFTRALEITPKWAWAHAERAATYRMLGRYEESLADAERSIELGSDHAGFSHIHALRNLDRYEEAISAADGYLASHPDDQGALAERGEAYRMTDRFQEALADFGRAIEIEPSYVFALVRRGQTYQHIGRLGEALADFDTALSADPDDAWVPANRGALRLRLGEDKAALADLDRALGLDPDDLQALEARARCHRRAGRYAEAATDIERATALDGQDLDIAFERAMLVSRTAGLPEARERWIAFEALLEEHGGQWDAQARVAAPIVSRAVLGDGAGAERLVAELTATRPYWEIVDDVIRALDDLAQCPGADPTLLAALRAPLAELRASLDHGRTALG, translated from the coding sequence ATGGCAGAGCGGCGTCCGACGATGCGCGAGCTGATCCAGCGGCGGCGCCGGTTCGTGGGGCGGCGGCAGGAGATGGCCGCGTTCCGGGAGAACTTCGCCGTGCCGCCCGAGGACGCCGCGCACCACTTCCTGTTCCATGTGCGCGGTGACGCCGGGGTGGGCAAGACGACACTGCTGCGGCAGCTGGAGAACACCGCACGGGAGCACCGGGCGCTCACCGCCTCCGTGGACGAGTCGGTGAACAGCGTCCCCGAGGTCATGGCGGCCATCAGCGCCCAGTTCGCGCAAGCGGGCCATCCGCTGAAGTCCTTCGACAAGCTGCTGGCGACCTACCGGCAGCGGCGCCACGAGGCCGACGCGGCGGCGCAGCAGCCCGCCGCGCCGCAGCCGCCGGAGGGAGCGGCGGGCGGCCCCCAGCCGTCGGCGGCGAGCGCGTTCGCCGTCCGGGCGGGGCTGGTCGGGCTCGGCATGGTGCCGGGCGTCGGGGCGCTCGCCGGGGCGGCGGAACCCGACCGGGTCGCCCAGGCCGCCGACCGCGCGCGGGCCAAGCTCAGCGCCCGCCTCCGCAGCCATGACGATGTCGACCTGGTGATGTCGCCCCTGGACGCGCTCACCCCCGCGTTCCTCAGGGACGTCGGCGAGGTGGCCGCCTCCGTGCCCTGGGTGGCGTGGTTCTTCGACACCTATGAGCGCACCGGCCCGCTGCTCGACCTGTGGCTGCGCGATGTGATGTTCGAGGGCCGCTACGGCTCGCTCCCCGCCAACGCGGTGGTGACGCTGGCCGGACAGGGCACGCTCGCCCCGCGCTGCTGGGCCGACTACGCCGACCTCGTGGTGGACCTCCCCCTGGTCCCGTTCACGGAGGCGGAGGCCCGGCAGCTCCTGACGGCCAAGGGCGTGGCCGACGAGCAGGTGATCGAGGTCGTCCTCCGGCTCACCGGAGGGCTGCCGGTGCTGGTGTCCATGCTGGCCGAGGCGCGGCCCACCACCCCCGAGGCGGTGGGCGACCCCTCCGGCACCGCCGTGGAGCGCTTCCTGAAGTGGGTGAGCGACGAGACCCACCGCTCGGTCGCCCTGGCCGCGGCCCTGCCCCGGCGCCTGGACGAGGACGTCTTCGCGGCCGCGGTGGGGGAGGAGGCGGCCGAGCTCTACGGCTGGCTCCGCTCGCTCCCGTTCGCCGCCGACAGCTCCGGCCGCTGCCGCTACCACGAGGTCGTCCGCACGGCCATGCTGCGACTCCAGCGCAACCAGTCCCCGCAGGCGTGGCGCGCCCGCCACCTCCGGCTGGCCGATGCCTTCGCGGGGTGGCAGCGGGAGATCGAGGAGTCGCTGGAGGGGGACGGGAAGTGGGAGCACGAGCGGTGGCTGGACTGCCGGCTGGAGGAGGCGTACCACCGGCTCTGCGCGAATCCGGAGGCGGCGCTGCGGGCGGAGCTGCGGGCGTACTTGGGCGTCTATCTGGACCACGCGTCGGTGTCCTGGGAACGCCGCTGGATGCGGATGCTGCTGGAGGTGGGCCGCGACTGCGGAGTCGAGTCCGTACGCGCATGGGGCGAGCGATTCCTGGCGGGGTCCAATGTGAGCGAGGTGGCGACGACCATGACGCTCCTGATCGACGAGGTCGGGCAGGACGAGCGGGCCCTGGCCACGGCCTTCGCGCTCCGCAGTACGGCCCGGGCGCACATGGACGAGCTGGAGGGGGCGCTGGCGGACGCGGAGCGAGCGCTGGAGCTGGACGCCGACAGCGATCGCGCCCACGCGGCCCGCGGGTATACGTACCTTGGTATGGAGCGTTACGAGCAGGCTTTGGAAAGCCTCGATCGCGCCCTGGAACTGGATCCCGACTCCGCCTGGGCGCTGTCCCGGCGCGGCGAGGTGAACAGCCTTCTGGGGCGATTCGAGGAGGCCCTGGCCGACCTCACCCGCTCCTGCGACCTGGACGATGGGAGCGCGTGGACCGTATCCACCCGCGGCCTGGTCCACCACGCGATACGGGACTACGACAGCGCGCTGGCGGATTTCACCCGAGCGCTGGAGATCACACCCAAATGGGCCTGGGCCCACGCGGAGCGGGCCGCGACCTACCGGATGCTCGGGCGGTACGAGGAGTCGCTCGCGGACGCCGAACGGTCCATCGAACTCGGCTCCGATCACGCCGGGTTCAGCCATATCCACGCCCTCCGCAACCTGGACCGCTACGAGGAGGCGATCAGCGCGGCCGACGGCTACCTCGCGTCCCATCCGGACGATCAGGGGGCGCTCGCCGAGCGAGGTGAGGCGTACCGGATGACGGACCGCTTCCAGGAGGCGCTGGCGGACTTCGGCCGGGCCATCGAGATCGAGCCGTCGTATGTGTTCGCCCTGGTCCGGCGGGGGCAGACGTATCAGCACATCGGCCGGCTCGGCGAGGCCCTGGCCGATTTCGACACCGCCCTCTCCGCCGATCCCGACGACGCCTGGGTGCCCGCGAACCGGGGCGCCCTGCGGCTGCGCCTCGGCGAGGACAAGGCGGCCCTCGCCGATCTGGACCGGGCGCTCGGGCTCGACCCCGACGACCTCCAGGCGCTGGAGGCGAGGGCCAGGTGCCACCGCCGGGCGGGCCGGTACGCCGAGGCCGCCACGGACATCGAGCGGGCGACCGCCCTGGACGGCCAGGACCTCGACATCGCCTTCGAGCGCGCGATGCTGGTGAGCCGCACGGCAGGTCTCCCCGAGGCGCGAGAGCGGTGGATCGCCTTCGAGGCACTCCTGGAGGAGCACGGCGGCCAGTGGGACGCGCAGGCCAGAGTGGCCGCTCCGATCGTCAGCAGGGCCGTCCTCGGGGACGGGGCCGGGGCGGAGCGTCTCGTGGCGGAGCTGACCGCCACCCGGCCGTACTGGGAGATCGTCGACGACGTCATACGCGCCCTGGACGACCTCGCCCAGTGTCCCGGCGCCGACCCCACCCTGCTCGCCGCCCTGCGCGCCCCGCTCGCCGAGCTCCGGGCGAGCCTGGACCACGGCCGGACGGCGCTCGGATAA